Proteins from a genomic interval of Niabella soli DSM 19437:
- a CDS encoding GH3 auxin-responsive promoter family protein, whose translation MKIKSFLAKPFASMVSKNIKKGMLTAVEDQEAILKSLIKTAKTTQFGKEHKFTEINDYKDFAQAVPVRSYEGLRQYIEEIKAGRHNVLWRGQPIYFAKTSGTVSGTKYIPITKDSISNHINGARNALLCYMAETGNSVFADGKLIFLSGSPVLERVGGIPTGRLSGIVNHHIPRYLRRNQLPEYETNCIEDWETKLNKIVDETINQRMTLISGIPPWMQMYFDELIKRSGKPVGELFPDFSVMVYGGVNFEPYKPKLFESIGRKVDGIETFPASEGFFAFQDTQTEPGLLLNTDSGIFFEFIPQEEIGKEQPKRLSLGEVETGVNYALIINSNAGLWGYDIGDMVKFVSTNPYRLVVTGRTKHFISAFGEHVIGEEVEYSLLKAATAANIHITEFTVAPFISTDKGKSYHEWFIEFENEPENLQRFSEQIDQFLREKNSYYDDLIAGNILQKLIITPVKKNGFIDYMRSIGKLGGQNKVPRLSNDRKIADGLTQWAKN comes from the coding sequence ATGAAAATCAAATCGTTCCTGGCCAAGCCCTTTGCATCGATGGTGTCCAAAAATATAAAAAAAGGGATGTTGACGGCTGTGGAAGACCAGGAAGCTATTTTAAAGTCGCTGATCAAAACGGCAAAGACCACCCAGTTTGGCAAAGAGCACAAGTTTACCGAAATAAATGATTATAAAGATTTTGCACAGGCCGTACCCGTGCGGAGTTATGAAGGATTGAGGCAGTATATAGAAGAAATAAAGGCCGGCCGGCATAATGTTTTGTGGCGCGGACAGCCCATTTATTTTGCAAAAACATCGGGCACGGTAAGCGGTACCAAGTATATTCCCATAACAAAAGATTCTATCAGTAATCATATCAATGGGGCCCGCAACGCCTTATTATGTTATATGGCAGAAACGGGAAATTCCGTATTTGCAGACGGGAAACTGATCTTTTTAAGCGGTTCACCCGTGCTGGAGCGAGTGGGCGGCATCCCCACCGGACGCCTTAGCGGTATTGTGAATCACCATATTCCCCGCTACCTGCGCCGGAACCAGTTACCTGAATATGAGACCAACTGTATTGAAGATTGGGAAACCAAGCTGAATAAAATAGTAGATGAAACCATTAATCAGCGCATGACCCTCATCAGCGGCATACCCCCATGGATGCAGATGTATTTTGATGAATTGATCAAACGGTCCGGGAAACCGGTAGGGGAGCTCTTCCCTGATTTTTCGGTGATGGTATATGGCGGCGTTAATTTTGAACCGTATAAGCCCAAATTATTCGAAAGTATCGGCAGGAAAGTAGATGGCATCGAAACCTTTCCCGCCTCTGAAGGTTTTTTTGCGTTCCAGGATACGCAAACAGAACCAGGTTTATTGCTGAATACCGACAGCGGTATTTTCTTCGAATTCATCCCGCAAGAGGAGATCGGCAAGGAACAGCCTAAAAGATTGTCATTGGGAGAAGTGGAAACCGGCGTTAACTATGCGCTCATCATCAACAGCAATGCGGGCCTTTGGGGGTATGATATAGGGGATATGGTCAAGTTTGTTTCTACCAACCCCTACCGGCTGGTGGTTACAGGAAGGACCAAGCATTTTATATCCGCCTTTGGCGAACATGTAATAGGGGAAGAGGTAGAATACAGCCTGCTGAAGGCAGCTACGGCGGCAAATATTCATATTACGGAATTTACGGTTGCGCCTTTTATCAGTACCGATAAAGGAAAATCGTATCATGAATGGTTTATCGAGTTTGAGAACGAACCCGAAAACCTGCAGCGCTTTTCCGAACAGATCGACCAGTTTCTGCGTGAAAAAAATTCTTATTATGATGATCTTATTGCGGGAAACATTTTACAAAAATTGATTATAACCCCCGTAAAGAAAAACGGGTTTATTGATTATATGCGCTCTATTGGCAAGCTGGGCGGACAAAATAAAGTGCCCCGGCTGAGCAACGACCGCAAAATAGCAGACGGATTAACCCAATGGGCAAAAAATTAG
- a CDS encoding 1-deoxy-D-xylulose-5-phosphate reductoisomerase produces the protein MEEQRIKKRIAIFGSTGSIGRQALEVIQSHPDLFTAEVLTAFSNDALLIEQALAVNPNIVVIGDPAKYGAVKDALAETDIKVFAGDEALEEVAAMDVYDLMLAAIVGFAGFKPTIKAIENGKAIGLANKETLVVAGDIVMNMAVENRVPIIPVDSEHSAIFQCLIGEVRNKIEKVYLTASGGPFIGRKPNYLVNVKREHALQHPNWEMGAKISIDSATLMNKGLEMIEAKWLFNLEPDQIDVLIHPQSAIHSMVQFEDGSVKAQIGLPDMRLPIQYAMGFPYRIKNDHPRFDFKRMNNLSFEEPDTKTFRNLALAIEALEKGGNLPCVMNAANEIAVYAFLRNRIGFLEMTDVIEKVMSQVAFIQKPSLADYFDSDAEARTLAADIIKL, from the coding sequence ATGGAAGAACAACGGATAAAGAAAAGAATAGCCATTTTTGGCTCAACAGGTTCTATTGGCCGGCAGGCTTTGGAGGTCATTCAAAGTCACCCGGATCTTTTTACGGCGGAAGTGCTCACCGCTTTTTCAAATGATGCACTGTTGATTGAACAGGCGCTTGCCGTTAATCCGAATATTGTTGTAATTGGCGATCCGGCTAAATATGGTGCAGTGAAAGATGCCCTGGCCGAAACCGATATTAAAGTTTTTGCAGGCGATGAAGCGCTGGAAGAAGTGGCTGCCATGGACGTGTACGACCTGATGTTGGCCGCCATCGTTGGTTTTGCGGGATTTAAACCTACCATCAAGGCCATTGAAAATGGTAAAGCCATCGGCCTGGCCAATAAGGAAACATTAGTGGTAGCCGGGGATATCGTTATGAATATGGCCGTGGAAAACCGCGTGCCCATTATACCGGTGGATTCGGAACATTCCGCTATTTTTCAATGCCTCATCGGGGAAGTGCGCAATAAGATTGAAAAAGTATACCTCACCGCTTCCGGCGGACCGTTTATAGGACGTAAACCCAATTACCTGGTGAATGTGAAACGGGAGCACGCGTTGCAGCACCCCAATTGGGAGATGGGGGCCAAGATCTCTATCGATTCGGCAACTTTGATGAACAAAGGGCTGGAGATGATCGAGGCGAAATGGTTGTTTAACCTGGAACCGGATCAGATCGATGTGCTGATCCATCCCCAAAGCGCCATCCACAGCATGGTGCAGTTTGAGGACGGAAGTGTTAAGGCGCAGATCGGGCTGCCGGACATGCGGCTGCCGATCCAGTATGCCATGGGTTTTCCCTACCGTATAAAAAACGACCATCCGCGGTTCGATTTTAAGCGCATGAACAACCTCAGTTTTGAAGAGCCCGATACAAAAACCTTCCGGAACCTCGCCCTGGCTATTGAAGCGTTAGAGAAGGGAGGCAACCTGCCTTGTGTGATGAATGCCGCTAACGAAATAGCCGTATATGCATTTCTCAGAAACCGGATCGGTTTCCTGGAAATGACCGATGTTATTGAAAAAGTAATGAGCCAGGTGGCCTTCATTCAGAAACCTTCCCTTGCCGATTATTTCGACAGCGATGCCGAAGCCAGGACCCTGGCAGCAGACATTATCAAATTATAA
- the rseP gene encoding RIP metalloprotease RseP, with protein sequence MVLLAFNWSAFGANVGQFILSFSILIALHEFGHFITAKWFGCRVEKFYLFFNPWFSLWKKKIGETEYGVGWVPLGGYVKISGMIDESMDKEAMKQPAQPWEFRSKPAWQRLIIMLAGVIINFVLALIIFSMILFKWGEEKLPVANMKYGITADSMALKVGLKDGDLITKVNDKELKYFDDLPKALLLNEKNTLTVNRNGKDTLISFPPGFLSELTKNQLKNFVSVRFPNVVDSVDASKAKFTSGKLINGDKIVGIDGKPVEYFSDFAKELRNYKGKTVTLAVIRNNTDSIKVGAAIDDAGKLGYYPKPGIDFISFETRKYGFLESIPAGIRYGVNRLVEYVENLKLLFTSKEHKVSDNLGSVISIGKTFGGTWDWERFWTMTGLFSIILAFMNVLPIPALDGGHALFTLYEMITGRKPGDKFMEYAQMVGMILLLGLMAYALGLDIFRLFR encoded by the coding sequence ATGGTCTTATTAGCATTTAACTGGTCAGCGTTTGGAGCCAATGTGGGTCAGTTTATTTTGTCATTTTCCATCCTGATTGCTTTACACGAATTTGGACATTTTATCACGGCCAAGTGGTTCGGATGCCGGGTTGAAAAATTTTATCTGTTCTTTAATCCCTGGTTCTCTCTTTGGAAAAAGAAGATCGGGGAAACAGAATATGGGGTTGGCTGGGTACCACTGGGCGGCTATGTGAAGATCAGTGGTATGATCGACGAAAGCATGGACAAGGAAGCCATGAAACAACCGGCCCAGCCCTGGGAGTTCCGCTCCAAACCCGCCTGGCAGCGGCTGATCATTATGCTGGCAGGTGTCATTATCAATTTCGTGCTGGCATTGATCATTTTTTCCATGATCCTTTTTAAATGGGGCGAAGAGAAATTGCCGGTTGCCAATATGAAATATGGTATTACCGCCGATTCGATGGCCCTGAAAGTGGGGCTAAAAGACGGGGATCTGATCACGAAAGTGAACGATAAAGAGCTGAAATATTTTGACGATCTGCCCAAAGCATTGCTGCTGAATGAAAAGAATACGCTTACGGTAAACAGGAACGGGAAGGATACGCTTATTAGCTTTCCTCCGGGATTTTTGAGCGAGCTCACAAAGAATCAATTGAAGAATTTTGTTTCGGTACGGTTCCCGAATGTGGTGGACAGTGTAGATGCGTCCAAGGCTAAATTTACGTCGGGCAAATTAATAAACGGCGATAAGATCGTGGGTATTGATGGTAAGCCCGTGGAGTATTTTAGCGATTTTGCAAAAGAACTGCGGAACTACAAAGGCAAAACGGTAACCCTCGCGGTGATCCGGAATAATACCGATTCAATCAAGGTAGGTGCCGCTATTGATGATGCGGGCAAGCTGGGCTATTATCCAAAACCCGGGATCGACTTTATTTCATTTGAGACAAGGAAATACGGCTTCCTGGAATCGATCCCCGCAGGGATACGTTACGGGGTCAATCGTCTGGTAGAGTATGTTGAGAACCTTAAATTATTATTTACTTCCAAAGAACACAAAGTAAGTGATAACTTGGGCAGCGTCATCAGCATTGGCAAAACCTTTGGCGGTACCTGGGATTGGGAGCGCTTCTGGACGATGACGGGCCTGTTTTCCATTATCCTTGCCTTTATGAACGTGTTGCCCATACCCGCATTGGATGGGGGCCACGCGTTGTTTACCCTTTATGAAATGATCACCGGCCGCAAACCCGGCGATAAGTTTATGGAATACGCCCAAATGGTTGGGATGATATTACTGTTAGGGTTGATGGCCTATGCCCTCGGGCTGGATATATTCCGGTTGTTTAGGTAG
- the htpG gene encoding molecular chaperone HtpG — translation MIQEKGSISIHTENIFPIIKKFLYSDHEIFLRELVSNAVDAIQKAKRLASLGQFNGEIGAPLVQVKVDKEAKTITVSDNGIGMTADEIKKYINQIAFSGAEEFMEKFKEAKDASEIIGRFGLGFYSAFMVADRVEIQTLSYQPGAEPAQWTCDGSTEFEISAGSRTTRGTDVILYVNEENKEFLEEGRIESILKKYAKFLPVPVQFGTKTESEPDGEDAEGKPKYKEVEVPNIINTGVPIWTIAPSELKKEDYLNFYRELYPFSEDPLFWIHLNVDYPFHLTGVLYFPKIKNDIELQRNKIQLYSRQVFITDEVKDIVPEFLMLLHGVIDSPDIPLNVSRSFLQSDSNVKKINTYITRKVADKLAELFKSDRKSYEEKWGDIGIFVKYGSISDPKFWERAKDFVLLENTKKEYFTLSEYSEKVAPTQTDKDGNVVYLYTPNPERQDGYIQAANKKGYDVLLMNSPLDNHFISHLERDLEKTQIKRVDADVLEKLIDKGEEVASNLSEEQTKEIKDIYEKAITQPGMEVSVENLSPEAMPVTVTMDEFMRRMKDMAALGGGMSFYGSMPDRYKVAVNANHPLATKILSETNDDTRKALAQQAFDLALLAQGMLTGAALTSFVERSMKMI, via the coding sequence ATGATTCAAGAAAAAGGTTCCATCTCCATACATACGGAGAATATATTCCCTATAATTAAAAAATTCCTCTATTCCGACCACGAAATCTTTCTTCGTGAGCTGGTTTCCAACGCAGTAGATGCTATTCAAAAAGCAAAACGCCTGGCTTCCCTGGGGCAATTCAACGGCGAAATAGGAGCGCCGCTGGTGCAGGTAAAAGTGGATAAAGAAGCCAAAACCATCACCGTTTCTGACAACGGTATAGGGATGACGGCTGACGAAATAAAAAAATACATCAACCAGATCGCTTTCTCCGGTGCTGAAGAATTTATGGAGAAATTTAAAGAAGCCAAAGACGCTTCTGAGATCATCGGTCGTTTTGGATTGGGCTTTTACTCGGCTTTTATGGTGGCCGATAGGGTCGAAATTCAGACCCTGAGTTACCAGCCCGGCGCCGAGCCTGCCCAATGGACCTGCGACGGAAGCACCGAATTCGAGATCAGTGCGGGCAGCCGTACTACCCGCGGCACGGACGTGATCCTTTATGTGAATGAGGAGAACAAAGAATTCCTGGAAGAGGGTCGTATCGAAAGCATCCTGAAAAAATATGCAAAATTTCTTCCGGTGCCGGTTCAGTTCGGAACAAAAACCGAAAGCGAACCGGATGGGGAAGATGCCGAAGGGAAACCGAAATACAAAGAAGTGGAGGTGCCTAATATCATTAATACCGGCGTGCCTATCTGGACCATCGCGCCCAGCGAACTGAAAAAGGAAGACTACCTTAATTTTTACCGCGAACTGTATCCCTTTAGCGAAGACCCGTTGTTCTGGATCCATCTGAATGTAGACTATCCTTTTCATTTAACAGGGGTATTGTATTTCCCGAAAATCAAGAATGATATTGAGCTGCAGCGCAACAAGATCCAGCTATACAGCCGTCAGGTGTTTATTACCGATGAGGTGAAGGATATTGTTCCCGAATTTTTGATGCTGTTGCACGGGGTCATCGATTCACCGGATATTCCGCTGAACGTATCGCGTTCCTTCCTGCAGTCAGACAGTAATGTAAAAAAGATCAATACTTATATTACCCGTAAGGTAGCCGATAAATTGGCAGAATTATTTAAAAGCGATCGTAAAAGTTATGAAGAAAAATGGGGCGATATCGGCATATTTGTGAAATATGGCTCCATCAGCGATCCGAAGTTCTGGGAACGGGCCAAAGATTTTGTGCTCCTTGAAAATACCAAAAAAGAGTATTTTACTTTAAGTGAATACAGCGAAAAAGTAGCGCCCACACAAACCGATAAAGATGGAAACGTAGTGTACTTGTACACCCCGAATCCCGAGCGCCAGGATGGATATATCCAGGCGGCCAATAAAAAAGGATACGATGTATTGTTGATGAACAGCCCGCTGGATAATCATTTCATCAGTCACCTGGAACGCGATCTGGAAAAAACGCAGATCAAGCGCGTGGATGCCGATGTGTTGGAAAAGCTGATTGATAAAGGGGAGGAAGTGGCCAGCAATTTATCGGAAGAGCAGACAAAAGAAATAAAGGATATTTACGAAAAAGCGATCACCCAACCCGGCATGGAGGTGTCTGTAGAGAATCTTTCGCCGGAGGCGATGCCGGTAACGGTAACTATGGATGAGTTTATGCGCCGGATGAAAGATATGGCGGCGCTGGGCGGCGGTATGAGCTTTTATGGCTCGATGCCCGACCGGTATAAAGTAGCGGTAAATGCGAATCATCCATTGGCAACAAAGATCCTTTCGGAAACGAATGACGATACCCGTAAGGCGTTGGCGCAACAGGCATTTGATCTGGCGCTTTTGGCACAGGGAATGCTGACGGGTGCGGCATTGACTTCTTTTGTGGAAAGAAGCATGAAGATGATATAA
- a CDS encoding FN3 domain-containing metallophosphoesterase family protein translates to MKQNISKNNRRSFLKNGLTIGGLTLMHPGAIAAAPKTVAEEPFKIIAGPYLQTTFGNTIAILWLTNKNAASWVTYGTDKDNLDLKAFGKSELGLKPAGRINCVTLSGLKPGATYYYKIQSKEISDFQPYKLTYGPELSGTVEQFVNTDPSKKEVSFVMINDIHDRPQSIPLLMNLDKGKERDFVFFNGDVFNYHTDEQQIIDHMLQPCVDSFAKNIPFVYVRGNHETRGKFCRQMADYFQHVGYTAFTQGPVRFVILDTGEDKEDTHPVYAGIVDFDAYREEQARWLEQEINSREFKAAPFRIVLMHIPPRYSGEWHGATHCTKLFEPLMNKGKVDLVLSGHTHRYKIHQPDKNANHYPIIIGGGPQDGNRTLTQVTATKKEIKVVMLDDSGKEVGAYTVTKK, encoded by the coding sequence ATGAAACAAAATATTTCTAAAAACAACAGACGCTCCTTTTTAAAAAATGGATTGACCATTGGCGGCTTAACGCTGATGCATCCCGGAGCTATTGCAGCAGCGCCAAAGACAGTTGCAGAGGAACCCTTTAAAATTATTGCCGGTCCTTACCTGCAAACTACCTTTGGCAACACGATTGCTATTTTGTGGCTCACCAATAAGAATGCCGCCAGTTGGGTAACTTATGGAACTGATAAAGACAACTTGGATTTAAAAGCCTTTGGAAAAAGCGAATTAGGGTTAAAGCCCGCCGGACGTATCAATTGCGTTACACTCAGCGGCTTAAAGCCCGGTGCTACTTATTACTATAAAATCCAGTCAAAAGAGATCAGTGATTTTCAGCCCTACAAATTAACTTATGGTCCCGAACTGAGCGGTACGGTGGAACAGTTTGTAAATACAGATCCCTCAAAAAAAGAAGTGTCGTTCGTAATGATCAATGATATACACGACCGGCCCCAGTCCATACCGCTCCTGATGAACCTGGATAAAGGGAAGGAACGGGATTTTGTATTCTTTAACGGCGATGTTTTTAACTACCATACAGATGAGCAGCAAATTATCGACCATATGCTGCAGCCCTGTGTGGATAGCTTTGCCAAAAATATACCCTTTGTTTATGTGCGCGGCAACCATGAAACCCGGGGGAAATTTTGCCGGCAAATGGCGGATTATTTTCAGCATGTGGGCTACACGGCCTTTACCCAGGGGCCGGTGCGTTTTGTGATCCTGGATACCGGTGAAGACAAGGAAGATACCCATCCCGTTTATGCAGGGATAGTAGATTTTGATGCTTATCGTGAGGAACAAGCCCGGTGGCTGGAACAGGAGATCAACAGCAGGGAATTCAAAGCGGCTCCGTTCCGGATTGTTTTAATGCATATACCGCCCCGGTATTCGGGCGAGTGGCATGGCGCTACCCATTGCACGAAACTGTTTGAGCCATTAATGAACAAGGGAAAAGTGGACCTGGTCTTAAGCGGCCATACGCACCGGTATAAGATCCACCAGCCGGATAAAAATGCAAACCATTACCCTATTATTATCGGCGGAGGCCCGCAGGACGGCAACCGGACGCTGACCCAGGTAACCGCTACCAAAAAAGAAATTAAAGTAGTAATGCTGGATGATTCGGGCAAAGAAGTGGGCGCTTATACGGTTACTAAAAAATAG
- a CDS encoding FN3 domain-containing metallophosphoesterase family protein — translation MKIKKSGKYFLPVGWLLCLVFTSSLQSNAQEKIRISHGPYLQAMTDSSVSIVWTTNKKATAWVELAPDDGSNFYQKERPKFFSASNGLKNTGTVHSVELKGLMPNTKYRYRVYSQEVLKHEWVIVQYGEVAATSVYQKKPLTFVTNGRPGPFEFAVVNDIHERNNLLTQLLKQVNFSKTDFIVFNGDMINSSMSEEQLFRGFMDTATLLFASETPMYYARGNHETRGPFAAQFPNYFPSPNGHLYYMFTKGDACFIVLDGGEDKPDTDIEYSGITDMDYYRTQQAKWLSEIVKTEAFKKAKYKIAICHIPPANGWHGNQEITKKFMPLLNEAGIQVMLSAHEHRHRIDKSFAKFPIIVNSNNDIIKASISDKEARFRIFDPAGKLVDELSIH, via the coding sequence ATGAAAATTAAAAAATCAGGAAAGTACTTTTTGCCGGTTGGGTGGCTGCTCTGTTTGGTTTTTACAAGTAGCCTGCAAAGCAATGCGCAGGAAAAAATCAGGATATCGCATGGCCCTTACCTGCAGGCAATGACCGATTCCAGTGTGTCTATCGTATGGACAACCAACAAAAAGGCAACCGCCTGGGTGGAGCTGGCGCCGGATGACGGCAGTAATTTTTACCAGAAAGAGCGGCCAAAATTTTTCAGCGCATCCAATGGATTAAAGAACACTGGTACCGTTCATAGTGTGGAGCTGAAAGGACTAATGCCTAACACAAAGTATCGTTATCGTGTGTATAGTCAGGAAGTGTTGAAGCATGAATGGGTGATCGTGCAATATGGCGAAGTAGCCGCTACCAGTGTGTATCAAAAGAAGCCGTTGACATTTGTTACGAACGGAAGGCCGGGGCCTTTTGAATTTGCGGTGGTGAATGATATTCATGAACGGAATAATCTGCTGACACAATTGCTGAAACAGGTGAATTTTTCAAAAACAGACTTTATTGTTTTTAATGGTGATATGATCAATAGCTCTATGAGCGAGGAACAACTGTTTCGTGGTTTTATGGACACCGCTACCCTTTTATTTGCCAGTGAAACACCCATGTATTATGCCCGGGGAAATCATGAAACGCGGGGTCCCTTTGCCGCGCAGTTCCCCAATTATTTTCCCAGCCCCAACGGGCACCTGTACTATATGTTCACCAAAGGAGATGCCTGCTTTATTGTGTTGGATGGCGGGGAAGACAAACCCGACACTGATATTGAATACAGCGGTATTACCGATATGGACTATTACAGAACGCAGCAGGCAAAGTGGTTGAGCGAAATTGTAAAGACGGAGGCTTTTAAAAAAGCGAAATACAAGATCGCTATCTGTCATATTCCTCCCGCAAACGGATGGCATGGCAATCAGGAGATCACGAAGAAATTTATGCCGCTATTGAATGAAGCGGGTATCCAGGTCATGCTGAGCGCACATGAGCACCGGCACCGGATCGATAAATCTTTCGCAAAATTCCCCATCATTGTTAATTCCAACAATGATATTATTAAAGCGAGCATATCGGATAAAGAAGCCCGGTTCCGTATTTTTGACCCGGCTGGCAAGCTGGTGGATGAATTAAGTATACACTAA